The following are encoded in a window of Thunnus albacares chromosome 9, fThuAlb1.1, whole genome shotgun sequence genomic DNA:
- the LOC122989416 gene encoding flavin-containing monooxygenase 5-like — translation MVHRVAVIGAGPSGLTSIKACLDEGMEPTCFESSDDMGGLWKFKEVSEPERASIYRSLTINISKEMMCYSDFPIPADYPNYMHHSKILNYFRMYAEHFKLLQHIRFQTSVKSVKQRPDFSRTGQWEVVTESRDGQVESHVFDAVICCSGHYTYPNMPLKDFPGIETFEGKYFHSWDYKGPEDMYGKRVVVIGIGNSGGDIAVEGSRVAEEMYLSTRRGAWVIRQVSDNGLPVDMKYNTRFVHILFQLLPMNILNWIGEKKLNAMYDHTMYALKPKHRLFSQIPVINDDLPLKILAGSVVIKPNVKEIRGSTVVFDDGSIVEKVDTIVFATGYNYDFPYLPSNAMYKSGHRMGLYKHVFPPNMEHPTLAVVGFIHALGAIMPQAEMQARWVTRVFKGHKKLPSNQAMIKAVDNDTKDIEKSYIVSKLTPLQVDFVSYMDNIAGEIGVRPSLPWLFFTDYPLYKKVLWGPVTAYQYRLMGPGRWEGARRAIFTQFDRMYQPLKTRKMEEPEASITGRLFKFSLTVMAGGAAVYYIHTRNPTAIPTLLSNLRPQTV, via the exons ATGGTGCACAGAGTAGCAGTGATCGGGGCAGGCCCCTCTGGTCTGACCAGCATAAAGGCTTGTCTGGATGAGGGCATGGAGCCAACCTGCTTTGAGAGCAGTGATGACATGGGTGGACTGTGGAAGTTCAAG GAAGTATCGGAGCCCGAAAGAGCCAGTATCTACCGTTCCCTCACCATCAACATCTCCAAGGAGATGATGTGCTACAGTGACTTCCCCATCCCTGCTGATTACCCCAACTACATGCACCACTCCAAAATCCTAAATTACTTCAGGATGTATGCGGAACACTTCAAACTGCTGCAACACATTCGCTTCCAG ACCTCAGTGAAGAGTGTCAAACAGAGACCAGATTTCTCTCGCACTGGTCAATGGGAAGTGGTGACTGAGAGCAGAGATGGACAGGTTGAGAGTCACGTCTTTGATGCAGTGATCTGCTGCTCCGGTCACTACACCTACCCTAACATGCCACTCAAAGACTTTCCAG GAATTGAGACATTTGAGGGAAAATACTTTCACAGCTGGGACTACAAGGGGCCTGAAGACATGTATGGGAAGAGAGTGGTGGTCATCGGCATCGGTAACTCAGGAGGTGACATTGCTGTGGAGGGCAGCAGAGTTGCAGAGGAG ATGTATCTGAGCACTCGTCGTGGTGCCTGGGTCATCCGTCAGGTGTCTGACAACGGCCTGCCAGTGGACATGAAGTACAACACACGTTTTGTCCACATCTTGTTCCAGCTGTTGCCAATGAACATCCTCAACTGGATTGGCGAGAAAAAACTCAACGCCATGTACGACCACACCATGTATGCCCTCAAACCCAAACACAG GCTCTTCAGTCAGATCCCAGTGATCAACGACGACCTGCCTTTAAAGATTCTGGCTGGGTCAGTCGTCATCAAACCAAACGTCAAGGAGATCCGTGGCTCCACTGTGGTGTTTGATGATGGCAGCATTGTGGAAAAG GTGGATACGATTGTGTTCGCTACAGGTTATAACTATGATTTCCCTTACTTGCCAAGCAATGCTATGTACAAGTCTGGACACCGTATGGGTCTGTACAAGCATGTCTTTCCCCCCAACATGGAGCATCCCACTCTGGCTGTGGTGGGTTTCATCCATGCCCTTGGAGCCATTATGCCTCAGGCTGAAATGCAGGCCCGCTGGGTCACACGTGTCTTCAAAG GACATAAAAAGCTGCCCTCAAATCAGGCCATGATAAAGGCTGTTGATAATGACACCAAGGACATCGAGAAAAG CTACATTGTGTCAAAGTTGACACCGCTGCAGGTGGACTTTGTTTCCTACATGGACAACATAGCTGGAGAGATCGGAGTGAGGCCAAGTCTCCCCTGGCTCTTTTTCACAGACTATCCCCTGTATAAGAAGGTACTGTGGGGACCTGTCACAGCCTACCAGTACCGCTTGATGGGACCAGGGAGATGGGAGGGCGCCCGCAGAGCAATCTTCACCCAGTTTGATCGCATGTACCAGCCCCTAAAAACCAGAAAG ATGGAGGAACCAGAGGCCTCCATCACTGGCCGCCTGTTCAAGTTCAGCCTGACCGTCATGGCCGGAGGAGCTGCCGTCTACTACATCCATACTCGCAACCCGACTGCCATCCCCACCCTCCTGTCCAACCTCCGCCCACAAACAGTCTGA
- the LOC122989418 gene encoding flavin-containing monooxygenase 5-like, translated as MVRRVAVVGAGSSGLVCIKICVDDGLEPVCFESTDDIGGLWRFKDSPEPERSSIYRSLVVNTSKEMMCFSDFPMPADYPNYMHNSQLLQYYRLYAEHFDLLKYINFQTTVRSVKQRPDFSVSGQWDVVTINRDGEEEKHVFDGVLVCSGHYTHPVLPLSDFPGHETFPGKCFHSWEYKDADAYRGKRVVVVGIGSSGGDIAAEISRSAEKTFLSTRQGAWVIGRMSNNGLPLDMTSITRLNNILMLLLPKTLVNWAVERALNHRYDHILYGLKPKHRVLDKRPLINDDLPGRILQGALVMKPNLKRFSGSGVVFEDGTVEENIDVMVFCTGYNGNFPFLPPALSEGPHRQLTLYKRLFPPSLQHPTLAVMGLFQTKGPIMPIVEMQARWAVKVFAGLSRLPPKEKMLAVIESERKRNMKSYPCPRQADLQVDYIPYLDFMADEVGVRPNFLRLLLRDPVLWVKVLCGPCTPYQYRLNGPGRWVGARQAILTQWERVAQPFRTRAIPEPETTPSVLFSPWLLMFGGTVITAVLLSKNEIVPVLQGAAQALDRCKIYLKDIWFTG; from the exons ATGGTTCGACGTGTGGCAGTGGTTGGAGCGGGCAGTTCTGGTCTGGTCTGTATCAAGATCTGTGTCGATGACGGCCTGGAGCCTGTCTGCTTTGAAAGCACTGATGACATTGGCGGCCTGTGGAGATTTAAG GATTCTCCTGAGCCTGAGCGATCCAGCATCTACCGCTCTTTGGTGGTCAACACCTCCAAAGAGATGATGTGTTTCAGCGATTTTCCAATGCCTGCTGACTACCCAAACTACATGCACAACTCTCAGCTCCTGCAGTACTACAGGCTCTATGCTGAGCATTTTGACTTGCTCAAATACATTAATTTCCAG acCACAGTGAGGAGTGTTAAACAAAGACCAGATTTCTCTGTGTCTGGTCAGTGGGATGTAGTGACTATTAACAGGGacggagaggaagagaagcatGTCTTTGATGGAGTTCTAGTATGTTCAGGCCACTACACCCATCCTGTCCTACCCCTGTCAGACTTTCCAG GACATGAGACGTTTCCTGGAAAGTGTTTTCACAGCTGGGAATATAAAGACGCAGATGCCTACAGAGGAAagagggtggtggtggttggCATTGGAAGCTCTGGAGGAGATATTGCTGCAGAGATTAGTAGATCTGCAGAGAAG ACATTTCTCAGCACACGGCAGGGGGCTTGGGTGATTGGCAGGATGTCCAACAATGGTCTTCCCCTGGATATGACATCTATCACCAGGCTCAACAATATCCTCATGCTGCTTCTCCCCAAAACTCTGGTCAACTGGGCAGTAGAGAGAGCGCTGAACCACAGATACGACCATATATTGTATGGCCTGAAGCCAAAACACAG AGTTCTGGACAAAAGGCCTCTGATCAACGATGACCTTCCTGGCCGAATCCTTCAGGGGGCGCTAGTCATGAAACCTAATCTGAAAAGGTTCAGTGGCTCTGGAGTTGTATTTGAAGATGGTACCGTGGAGGAGAACATTGATGTTATGGTCTTCTGTACAGGTTATAATGGAAACTTCCCATTCCTGCCTCCAGCTCTGTCTGAGGGGCCTCACAGACAGCTGACATTGTACAA GAGactgtttcctccttctctACAACACCCCACACTGGCCGTCATGGGTCTTTTCCAGACAAAAGGACCAATCATGCCCATAGTAGAAATGCAGGCGCGGTGGGCTGTTAAGGTCTTTGCAG GTTTGAGCCGTCTTCCGCCCAAGGAGAAAATGCTGGCTGTCATTGAgtctgagaggaaaagaaacatGAAGAG CTATCCCTGCCCACGACAGGCTGATCTCCAGGTAGATTACATCCCTTACCTGGATTTCATGGCTGATGAG GTTGGGGTTCGACCTAACTTCCTGAGACTACTACTGAGAGATCCTGTGCTCTGGGTGAAGGTCCTCTGTGGTCCCTGCACTCCATATCAGTATCGTCTCAATGGGCCTGGACGGTGGGTAGGCGCCCGCCAGGCTATCCTCACTCAGTGGGAGCGAGTAGCGCAACCTTTCAGAACCAGAGCAATACCAGAACCAGAGACCACACCATCTGTCCTCTTTTCTCCCTGGCTGCTCATGTTTGGAGGAACTGTGATAACGGCTGTGCTTCTGTCTAAAAATGAGATTGTTCCAGTGCTGCAGGGTGCAGCTCAGGCTCTGGACAGGTGCAAGATTTACCTCAAGGACATCTGGTTCACTGGTTAA